DNA from Campylobacter concisus:
AGAGAGGCTAGCGAAAGTGAGCGAGAAATTTACTTTAAAAGATTTTTTTACGCAAAAGCGATGGATCCAAAAATTTGGTCTATAAGCCTTGAAAAGGTTAAATTTACGAGCAACACTCTAGGTTTTGGCAAGAAAATTTTTTGGCAAAAGTAGCTAAAAATGCATAATATTTTCGTGTTAGCTTAAAAGATGCTCTTTCTTAAGGCGTTCAGAATAACGCTTTTATGAAACGAAAGGTACATGTACCATATAAAAATTTTTTTTAAAATTTTTTACACAAAAGTTACACAAAATGCCTTTTTTAGGGGGAATTTTAAAAATATTAAAGTGTGATAAAAGAGTATTAAATAACTAAAAATAAACTTAAATTTACCCAAATTTTACTTAATATCCCCAGCCTTACTCTTATTATATAATCGCCGAAAAAATTATATAAGGAGAGTTTTATGGCTAAAGAAGCGGGTGTAGTAAAATCGCTAAGTGGCAAGGCGGTCGCAGTTGATCAAAACGGAAACGAGAGAGAGCTAAAAGTTGGCGACATCGTTTATATGGGTGAGAGTGTCAAAACTAGCGATGCAGCCGACAAAGTAACTATTGTTGCAAATAACGGCAAAGAGCTAACTGTACTAGGTAGTGACACGCTTTCTTTAAATCCAAATACGATAGGTGCTGAGGGCTTAGCTGATATAAGCGCTTTGCAAAATGCTATTTTAAATGGCGGTGATCTAACAAAGCTTGAAGAGACTGCTGCTGGCGGTAACGCTGCTGCTGGTGGTGGAGATGGCGTTAGCCTTGGCGAAGCTAGATTTGCTGAGGGTGGTCACTACTCTAACATCAATGAAACTTATAGAAATTTAACTGATACGAACAGAGCTTTTGCTTCATACGATAGCCCAATAGGTGGCTACAATGATGGCAACGATGGTGATAATGGTGCAAACACTAATATAATCCCAGGCACACCAACTGTTAAATTTCTCTATGACTTTGATGGAAACCACACTTTAAGCAGAGTAGAGCATGGAAATGATACAAATATAAATACATCTAAAGTTCTTATCACAGTACCAAATGACGGCACAGTAAGAGCTGGTGATATACTAAAAGTCACTGTAACTGATCCAAATGGTAATGAAACTACAACAAACATAACCATCACTCCAGCTATCATAACTAATGGCTATCCTATAGACGCACCTGTAGAGCCAGGTAAAAACTCAAAAGTAGAAGCAAGTGTTACAAATTTCCAAGGTAACACTGGTGGTAGTAGTGAAGATCACGTAACTCCTACAAAATCAAGCGTAAGCGTTGAATTTACAGAAGATAGAAATAACGATAAATTTTTAACTTATACAGAAAACAACAATGACAGCAAACAAAATGAGTCGCCAGTACTTATAAAAGTAAGTGATGTTATCATTGGAGATAAACTTCACATTAAACTAACAAAACCAGATGGTAAAACTGAAAATAAAGAAGTTGCTATCGATCAAGATATAATCAATAATGGCTATAAGATAGATAATATGCCAGTTGCTGAGGGTAAAGTTTCAAAAGTAGATGCTTATGTTACTGATAGTACAAACTCTAACACTTGGAAGAGCGAAGTAGCAACTGATGATGTTACTCCAGATGTAAGACTAACTTTAACATTTACTGAAGACCACGATAATGATGGCGGTATAGATGACTGGGAAAATAGCAAAGATGGAAACTTTAGAAGCACAACTGTCGAAGTAACACTTCCAAAGGATGTTGTAGCAGGCGATAAAGTTGTTATAACTTACACTGATCCACTAACAAAACATGATACAACAAAAATAGTGCCTCTTACACAAGCAGACGTTGATAACCATAAGGTAAATACATCTTTACCAGTATTCCCTGACGTATGGAACTATGCAAGTGCTCATGTCGTAGCTGCAGATGACACACAAAAGAGTGCAGAGTCTAATAAAGACAATGTAATACCTATCGGTAGAAACATGGAGATAAAATTTATAGAGCAAGATACTCTTCATGAAATTTCAAGACAAGAGAGTATGGACGAGCATGAGGTAAATGAGACAACAGCTCTTATAAGACTTCCAAACAAAATAGATAATGGTGATATAGTTACACTTACTATAAACGAGCCTACAAATGGCGTTTATACAAGAAATTTCACTATAAATATGAATGATAAAGGTGAGGTAACAAGTATAACTGAGATTGGCAATGGCGGACAAAATTTCCCATTGACGAAAGAGAGCTTTAATCAATACTCATTTGAAGTACCAGGATTTGATTTAAGGCACGGACAAGATACCACTATCAAAGCTAGTATCACAAACATGACACCAGGCAGACACAATACATATATAAATGAGCCAGAAGTTTCAGCTAGCTTAGAGCATGTAAAAGCACCTGAGGTTATCTTTGATGAGGCACATAACTCAAAAACTATGAGCAGAAAAGATTCAGCTGCTGATGGTGATGAATTTAATACAACTGCAACTATCAAGATCCCTAAAAATGCAGTAGATGGCGATAGGATCGAAGTTAAGATCACTGAGCCACAACTTGATGGTACAACTAAAGATAGAACGCTTAAATTTAATGTTCATAAAGATGCTTCAGGCGTTAAGATAACAGATGAGCATGGCAATGACGTAGCAGTAAGCGACAACGGCTTTAAAATTTCTCATGTTGGTACATTAACAGGAGCTGAGACTAAAATTTCAGCTACTATCATCGATAAAGATGATGTTCAAAGTGCTACTGGAACAAATAGCGTAAGCGTAACAGAGCTTGATGACTCTGGAATTTTCTTTGGTGAAGACGTTGATGCTAATACATCTATCACAAGAGATGAGAGCATGAAAGATCATGATCTTCATAAGACTGATCTAAAAGTAAAAGTGCCAAATAACGTGATAACTGGCGACAAGATGATACTTGAGGTTAAAGCTGATGGCAGCAAAACTTTAGAAAAAGAATTTACTATCACAAGAAATGGCAATAGCATTACTCTAACAGATGGCACTGATACTATAACAGCTGATAGTGATAATAAAATCACAGTACCAGGCATAGTAATAGGTGAAGGTAAAAATACTGAGGCTCAAGCAACATTTACAGATGCTAAAAACCATGCTAAAACTATAGTAACAAACCATGCTACCCTTGAAAAGCTTCACGATGATATGACTGTTATATTTAAAGAGGATGCAGACTTTAACGGAATTTTAAATAAAGATGAAGCTACAAAAGACAGCAATGGCGATGTGGTAAATACAACAATAGCTACCATAAAACTACCAAGCAACGTTGTAGATGGCGACGTGTTAAAGATAACTACAAGCATAGAAAATGGCGCACCAACTACTACAAGCCATACTATCCACAAAGACGCTCAGGGTAACATCACAGTAGATGGTCTAAATGTAGTTGGCAATAAAGCTGTTGAGTATACAGTACCGTTACAAGAAGATAAAACAAGCAAGGTAAGTGCAACAGTTAGCGATGCAACAGGCGTTGATAAGGTAAAAGCTGGTAGCGATATCTTACTTGATGCTGATGGTAATGGTGGTACAAATTTCTATGTACTTATCGATGAGGACAAAGATAGAAATGGCAAACTAAGCAGAGATGAGGCAAACTCAGATGGTAAGGTTAAAGAGACATCTGCAACCGTATCTCTACCAAGTGGTAACCTACATGCAGGTGATACATTTACTGTAAAAGTAAATGGTGTGCCAACTACATATGAAGTAACTAGCAACAATAGCCACGTACTAACGATAAAAGATGCAGCTGGAAACAATGTGTCTTTAGCACCAGGCAACCTACTAAAGATACCTCATATCGCTGTAAGCGTTACAAATCCTGCTAAGGTTGAAGTAGAGATACCTAATGTCACACCTAAATCAGCAGAGGCGAAACTAGAGCCTATAGACAATAACGAGCTAAGCGTAATTTTCAACGAAGATAATGCTAATAGAAACAATGAGCTAAGCAGAGATGAGGCTATATCAGACAATAACCTAAAAACTACAACAGTAAGCGTAAAAGTGCCTTACAATGTTGTAACAGGCGATCACGTAAAAGTTGAGTATGTTGATCCAAATACTGGCACCCCAGGAAGTAGAGAATTTAAAATAACTAAAACAGCAGATGGTAAAATCACTGCTACTGATATAAATAGTGGAGCAGAACAAAATATCACAAAAACTAACACCATAGAAGTAGATAGTGTCCCTATGAAGCCAGGCGAGAAAACAAAAGTAGATGCGACTATAACTACTCAAGATGATCAAACAGCACATGCTGACGCAGAGGCAAAACTAGCACAGCTAAGCAGCAAAGGTCTAAGTGTAAGCATAGCTGCTGATGCAAACGACAATGGCACTATCACAAGAGATGAGGCAAGTAGCAATACTTCAAAAGTAAGTGTATCTCTCCCTGGTAGCGTAATAGCTGGCGATAGCATAAAAGTTGAGATCACAAATGCTGGTAGCACAACGCCTGTGACTAAAGAATTTAAAGTTCTTAGCAAAGATCCACTTGGCAATATCGTACTAGAAAATCAAGCTAATCACAGCCAGTTCACTCTTGAAAATGGCAAACCACTTGAGCTTGATGCAGCTA
Protein-coding regions in this window:
- a CDS encoding retention module-containing protein; this translates as MAKEAGVVKSLSGKAVAVDQNGNERELKVGDIVYMGESVKTSDAADKVTIVANNGKELTVLGSDTLSLNPNTIGAEGLADISALQNAILNGGDLTKLEETAAGGNAAAGGGDGVSLGEARFAEGGHYSNINETYRNLTDTNRAFASYDSPIGGYNDGNDGDNGANTNIIPGTPTVKFLYDFDGNHTLSRVEHGNDTNINTSKVLITVPNDGTVRAGDILKVTVTDPNGNETTTNITITPAIITNGYPIDAPVEPGKNSKVEASVTNFQGNTGGSSEDHVTPTKSSVSVEFTEDRNNDKFLTYTENNNDSKQNESPVLIKVSDVIIGDKLHIKLTKPDGKTENKEVAIDQDIINNGYKIDNMPVAEGKVSKVDAYVTDSTNSNTWKSEVATDDVTPDVRLTLTFTEDHDNDGGIDDWENSKDGNFRSTTVEVTLPKDVVAGDKVVITYTDPLTKHDTTKIVPLTQADVDNHKVNTSLPVFPDVWNYASAHVVAADDTQKSAESNKDNVIPIGRNMEIKFIEQDTLHEISRQESMDEHEVNETTALIRLPNKIDNGDIVTLTINEPTNGVYTRNFTINMNDKGEVTSITEIGNGGQNFPLTKESFNQYSFEVPGFDLRHGQDTTIKASITNMTPGRHNTYINEPEVSASLEHVKAPEVIFDEAHNSKTMSRKDSAADGDEFNTTATIKIPKNAVDGDRIEVKITEPQLDGTTKDRTLKFNVHKDASGVKITDEHGNDVAVSDNGFKISHVGTLTGAETKISATIIDKDDVQSATGTNSVSVTELDDSGIFFGEDVDANTSITRDESMKDHDLHKTDLKVKVPNNVITGDKMILEVKADGSKTLEKEFTITRNGNSITLTDGTDTITADSDNKITVPGIVIGEGKNTEAQATFTDAKNHAKTIVTNHATLEKLHDDMTVIFKEDADFNGILNKDEATKDSNGDVVNTTIATIKLPSNVVDGDVLKITTSIENGAPTTTSHTIHKDAQGNITVDGLNVVGNKAVEYTVPLQEDKTSKVSATVSDATGVDKVKAGSDILLDADGNGGTNFYVLIDEDKDRNGKLSRDEANSDGKVKETSATVSLPSGNLHAGDTFTVKVNGVPTTYEVTSNNSHVLTIKDAAGNNVSLAPGNLLKIPHIAVSVTNPAKVEVEIPNVTPKSAEAKLEPIDNNELSVIFNEDNANRNNELSRDEAISDNNLKTTTVSVKVPYNVVTGDHVKVEYVDPNTGTPGSREFKITKTADGKITATDINSGAEQNITKTNTIEVDSVPMKPGEKTKVDATITTQDDQTAHADAEAKLAQLSSKGLSVSIAADANDNGTITRDEASSNTSKVSVSLPGSVIAGDSIKVEITNAGSTTPVTKEFKVLSKDPLGNIVLENQANHSQFTLENGKPLELDAAIAVGQETKAKVTLSDGTTTVSAEDHAKVEMDAIRGMQFVEDGDRNGHLYGYENFGDNNKTQDTTPVKIYVSDDARAGDTVEIKYTDPDNHAQTKTVNHVLTADDMSKGVFDQLLDINARSAYDLKVDATLKTPGGLVNKTHSDTLRIELEDFRMDYDPSKVMKGGEGTSDTIVFRDTSHVDLSGVTDLNTKVESIERIELKGNSEIKFDAKDIFAMTDNINTILKIRGDSTSKVDIKGKWHEDSTVNADFGSKGYTSNDTVNGQTVHIIIEDKIQTDL